A segment of the Atribacterota bacterium genome:
GAACATACTTTTCCGCAGTATATGGAATTACAGAAAAAATAGGCCGTAATAGTTTATAATTTGATGAGCAAAACCACCTTTAATTTATTAACCTGTCAAATATACCCATAATAATGTCTAATTGGCAAAAAAATCCTCCATACTATTTTAGTTAAAAATTAGTAGAAGAAATGAGCTATACGGATTTATTAATAAATAAAATGGTAAGGTCAGGTTGGTAATATTGAAAGATATAGCAGTTGAAGTGGAGAGTATAATTGCAAAAATCAGGCTAGTTAGCTCCGAGAAAGGAGTTATTGTTGCTTTTTCCGGGGGTTTGGATAGCACTGTAGTACTTTTTTTAACCAGACAGGCTCTGGGACAAGAAAGGGTAATGGCCGTTAATGTAGATTTTGGATTATTCACTTATGATTCAGCGCGTCAGAACGTAAATGAGCTATGTGCAGAAATGCAGGTAAAATTAGAGAGGATTTCTGGAGAGCTCTATCAAAGGCAAACGATGAAAGGCGGACCGGACTGTAATTTATGTACCAGAAAAATAAAATTAGGTTTAATAAAAGCCTATACCAGCCATAAACTTGTTTTTACCGGTTCCAATCAGAGCGATAGCTGGGGAAAATATGGCACAGATTTTTCTGCTGGTTATTATGCCCCTTTGTTTCACTATTCCAAAGGGGAAATAGGAAAGATAGCGGATTATTTAAACCTGAAGATTAAACGAATTGGAGAAAATGTTTTTCGAGAAGGCTGTAAATTAAAACATTTACTCAAACCTCTGATTAATCTTTCCTATCATGGACAAGCAGTCAGTTTAGCCAATGAAATTTTATTGCAGCAAATAAGAGAATTAAACCTTAATACCGAAATAGCCAATGTAAAGGTAATTGGTCCTTTAAATAAAAATATTGCCCTTATCAATATTTTTCCTCTCCCGGCTAACGACAGGCATTTAAAAATAATTTATAATAATATTGCTGGTGTTAAGGAGATTGATAGTTGTTCTATTGTTAATCAACCATTGCAACTAACCATCAAGGCAGACAAGGGTCAATTCAATAACTTACGTTCACGTTACTGGATTGAGCAGGGCAGGTTACAGCCTGAATTTGCCTCTCCGCTCAAATTTAGATGGTTATTGACTACTAACAGCAGGTTGAAAACATTTCAGGTTGTTGATTATAATTATATAAAGGATAATGATAGCTATATCGTAAAAAAGAGGTAACTGTTTGCTGGCATCATATAGAACTAAAAATATAAACAAAGGAGTAGATTATGAATAAAGAATTAGGTTTTGTCAATCCAGAAGAAGTATTAAAAAATGCGGTGGAATTGATGGCTTTATCAGCCCGAACAGCACCGAAGGCTGCAGGCAAGGATTTTGTGGTAATTAAGGTAATCAGTGGAGATGAAGTAATCAGGCTGGGAGAGGCAATGATTCATTATGGTATAGAGCAAAACAAGCGCAATTTTGATCGTGATGGTGAAAATGTGAAAAATTCTCCCGTAGTGTTATTGATTGGCTTAAAAGATTCCCAGACCTTGGGATTGGATTGCGGGGCTTGTGGATTTGACCAGTGTTCCAAATGCCAGACCCATAAAGGACCGGAATTTGATGGTCCTCAGTGTGCTTTACATATTTTAGATATGGGCATTGCTATTGGTTCAGCAGTAAAGGCGGCCGCTATCCTGGGAATTGACAATAGAATCATGTATCGGATAGGAGTGGTTGCCAAGAAGGCTGGTTTTATTGAAGCCAGTTTTGTGATGGGTATTCCATTTTCCGTAACCGGTAAAAATATTTATTTTGACCGATAGATAACAAACCAAATACAGCACTTTTCTTAAAAGAAAAAAGAAAGTGGGAAATATTTTCACATATAATAGACTATAACTGTGCAAAAAATACACAGTTGACTATTATTAGGGTTAATCTTGATTCTAATAAGGGATAGTCTCGAAAAATAAAAACTTTGACCAAATAATATATTCTTAGATTGTTAAATAAATTTTGAATTTATTAGAAAGAAATAATATCCTTATTCTGATTCTGGCATAAAAATTGCTTATATTTAGATTAATAGATATTTATGGTAGGGAGATGATATTTATGTCAGGACAATTCTGGTAATTAACTTAATTTTTAGACAGAAATGCTGGCCACAATAGTTAATCTGGTCAAAAAATATCTTAATTTTAAAGAGGAGGATAAGATATGTTAAAAAATAGTTTGATAAAAAAACAAAAGATATATTTTACTATAGTAATACTTACCTTTATGCTCATGTTGACTTCAAATATGGCAGTTTTTGCGGTTGAAGATCAACTGACTATTCAATCGCTCAGTGGTGACATTGCCGAGATTGCGGAAAGGGTAGGACCGGCAGTGGTAAACATTGATGTGATGCGCTATGTAGAAACTTCACCATTTCGTTTTAGAGATCCTGTCTTTGAGTGGTTTTTTGAACAGCGTGAAGAATTTAGAAGAAGAATTCCCCAGAAAGGAGCCGGATCAGGCTTTATTGTTGACAAAGAGGGATATGTTCTAACCAATGAACATGTAGTAAGTGGAGCAGAAGAAATCAAGGTAACCTTATCTGATGGACGAGAATTCAAAGGAAAGGTTGTAGGCTCGGATGTTACCACCGATATGGCCATAGTCAAAATTGATGCCAATAACCTGCCCGTGGTTGAATTGGGAGACTCCGATGAATTAAGAGTGGGTGAGATAGTAATTGCCATTGGTAATCCTTATGGTTTAGAAAAAACGGTAACTATGGGTGTGGTCAGTGCCAAAGGTAGAAATATTTCAGCTGGGACAGATGGTCATGAATATAGTAATCTGATTCAGACTGATACCGCCATAAACCCGGGAAACAGTGGCGGCCCTCTTTTAAATACCAAAGGGGAAGTGGTAGGAATTAATACTGCCATAATTCCCTATGCCCAGGGCATTGGATTTGCCATCCCGGTTAATATTGCTCAAAGAAATCTTGATGATTTGATTACCCTGGGAAAGGTTAGGAGAGCCTGGCTGGGTGTATACATCCAGGAAGTAACTCCTGAGATAGCAGAACAATTCAATCTGGATAAGGCGGAAGGAGTACTGATTGCCGATGTTATTGTCGGTGGTCCTGCTGAGGAATCCGGACTTTCTCGGGGTGACATAATATTATCAGTAAATGACCAGATAGTAAATACACCTCAGGAGTTGCAGGATACCATTCGTGCTTTACAAATTGGTGATAAAGCTACCTTGCAAGTGAAGCGGGACGGAAAAGAGGTTTCTTTTGTAGTGAAAATCGGAGAAATGCCTGCTGATGAAACTATAACCACCAAAGAGAAGGTGTTTACAGAACAGACTGGTATTAAAGTGGAAGAAGTAACCCCGGAAATTGCCCGTGAAGCTGGTTTACCAAGGGTAACCGGCTTGGTTATTACTGATGTTATTCCGGGAAGCTCTGCTGATGATATGGGTTTAAGAAGTGATGATATTATTCTGGAGGCAAACAGGAATGAGGTATCCACCATTGAGGATTGGGAAGATATCATAAATAAATTAACTCCTGGAGATACCTTGCTTCTGCTGATTTTCAGAAATAATCGCACCTATTATGTTCCCCTTAAGATAGTTGAACTGGAATAGTAATATTCTAATTTTGAAAAACACAATCCGTGGGGAAAATATGATAATAATAGTACGATAAGGAATAATAAGAAAAGGAGAACCAGTCTTATGCTGCTGGTTCTCCTTTTCTTATCAGAGGGAAATTAGATTTATGGCATCTAACAGAGATGGAAGAAGAATATATACCAGAAATAGTGCCTATACTGTTTTGATATTAGTCCTTTTATTTACCCTGGTGCTTGGTTATATCAGTTATTACGAATTGCAGAGAGAAAAGAACTATTTACTGGAATTAGCCCGCTCAGAAGGACTAAATATTGCCTTTTCCATTCAGACTTTAGGTTCTGAATTCATTGTCAACAGGAACATTTTAATAGAAGTGCTCAATCTTTTTCAAAAAGAGGGTATTACCTTTATTGATATTGTAGACAGCAATGGTCTGGTGCGAATGAGCACCGATGAGCTAAGGATGAATGAGAGGGTGGAGATTCAGCATCCGGGCAGAGTAAATTATTTCCAAATCCGTGACCAGGAAAACAGAAGATTTCTTCAGATTATTAAGCCCTTTGATTTTGGTGATCATTTTGCCTCTGATTTATTCGGGTATCTTTTTTTACGTGATAAATATCTATCGATTGGCATAAATTTAGAAGATTATTATCTGCGTTACAATCAGATTAAACAAAGGATTATTCTGAATTATCTGGTTATTCTGCTTATTTCTCTGCTGGGTATCTTTATGATTTTTCGTCAGCAGGAGAATATTATAGTAAAAAGGACTCTCCGTAATATGAGAGATTATACCACTAAACTATTAGAAACCATGGATAGTGGAGTAATATCGGTTAACCAGCACCATATTATCCAGACTATCAATAAGAAGAGTGAAGAGATTTTTCAGGTGAAAAGAGAAGCGGTCTTAAACAGAGATGCCGAAGAAGTGCTTCCTCTTCAGGTTAGGGGTAAATCTGTCTATCAGCTGGGATTGCAGGAAGGAAGGAAAATTGAAGAAGAAGTTGAATTGGAAATCGGAGGTAATGTGCGCAAAATTTTAGAAATCAATACCTCTTTTCTGGAGGGTGAACAGGACCAGGCAGGAGGAATGGTAATTCTGGTAAGAGATATTACTAGACTGAAAAGATTGTCAGAGGAGATAAACAGGAATAAAAGATTAGCTTCTCTGGGACACATTGCCAGCGCTATTGCTCATGAGATAAGGAATCCCCTGAGCTCTATTCGAGGCTTGACCCAATTTCTTTTTCAATCCTATCCCGAGGATGATGAACGAAAGGGTGATTTAAAGGTAATTATCAAGGAAGTAGACCGGCTAAATCAATTGATTAACCAGGTGCTTGATTTTTCCAGACCTAAAAAATTAAATATCAGCTGTTTTGCTTTAGGAGATATGCTGAAAGAATTAGTTCATCTGTTAAAATTGGAAAGCAGGGAAAAGGAGATTCAATTTCAGCTGGCTCTGGATTGTCCCCGGCAAAATATTTTTGCCGATAAAGACCAAATTAGACAGGCCTTAATGAATATTATTCTAAACTCTATTCAGGCAGTTTCCCGACAGGGAAAGATTGTCATTTCCTTGCAATTATCTCATTATCAGGATCAGGAGGCAGTGCTAATTTCCATTAAGGATGATGGGGTAGGGATGGCAGAGGCAGAACTATCCCATATATTTGATCCGTTTTTTACTACTCGAAGTCAGGGCACTGGCTTAGGCCTCTCCATTGCCTATAATATAATTGAGATGCATCAGGGTACCATTACCGTACAATCAGAGAAAGGAAAAGGCACTGAAGTAAGAATATTTATTCCATCAGGGGGGAAGAAAGAGATTGAATAGAATTATGGTTGTTGATGATGAGGAAAGCATTAGAATGATGCTCCAGAGGGTGCTTTCTGGCCAGCAATATGAGATTGATGAGGCGGCAAATGGTGCAGAAGCACTGGCAAAGGTACAGAAGGAAAAATACAGGATTATCCTGCTGGACTTAAGGATGCCGGAAATGAACGGGCTACAAGTAATTGAAAAGATGAAAGAAATGGATATTAATACACCCATAATTATGATGTCTGCATATGGCACTGTACCGGAGGCTGTAGAGGCCATGAAATTAGGAGCAATGGATTATCTGGTCAAGCCCTTTGATTTAGATGAATTAAAAATGACTCTGGAGCGCATTATCAGACAGGATGAAATAAAGAATGAAAATCAATATTTTCGGGAGGAAGAAGACAGAAGATTTAATTTCAAGGAGATTGTGGGACAGAGCTCAGCAATGAAGAGGGTATTGGAGATGGTTAAGAAGGTTGCTCCTCTCCCCACTACAGTAATGATTACCGGAGAGAGCGGTACCGGAAAAGAACTGATTGCCCGTGCCATTCATAAGAATAGTCCCCGTCAAGACAAACCGTTTGTGGTGGCCAACTGTGTAGCCTTTTCCCCCAATATACTGGAAAGCGAACTTTTCGGTCATGAAAAGGGAGCTTTTACCGGTGCCACCTCCAGAAGAATAGGTCGATTTGAGATTGCCCATGGTGGGACCCTCTTTCTGGACGAAATAGGAGAAGTAAATGTCGCTACGCAAGCCAAATTATTAAGGGTAGTTCAGGAAAAGGAATTTGAAAGAGTGGGAAGTTCTACCAGTATCAAGATTGATACCAGAATTGTAGCTGCTACCAATAAGGATTTGGAGAGAGAGGTTAAGGAAAATAGATTCCGGGAAGACCTTTTTTATCGGCTTAATGTCTTCCATATTGATGTCCCTCCCCTAAGGGAAAGAAAAGAGGATATTCCCCTCCTGCTGCAGCATTTTATAAAAAAATATAATCAAATTTTAAATAAACGCATTGCCCATATCTCCCCGGAAGGAATATCTTTATTGATGGACTATTCCTTTCCCGGAAATGTGAGAGAACTGGAAAATATCATGGAAAGAGCAACCATAATGTGTAATAGTAATATGATAGATAAAGAATTGCTATTCTTTTTAGAGCAGAAAAATACCAGTCATCATGCCGAAACCTTAAAAGAAATGGAAAAGGAATTAATCAAAAAAAGCCTTATTCAAAATAAAGGCAACAGAACCAGAACTGCACAGGCTCTGGGTATTAGCAGGAGAAATCTAATTTTTAAGTTAAAGGAATATCAAATAGATATTAAACCGGAAAAATAAAGGATTAATTGTGATAAGGGAGGTAAAAAGAATATGTTATTATTAATTGATGTTGGGAATACCCATACCACTATTGGTATCTATGAAGGTGATAAAATAAAGAATCACTGGCGTATATCTACTGATTTAAGAAAGACTGAAGATGAATTTGCCATGCTTTTTAAAAATTTACTGGCAGAACAGGCACTGACCTTTAGTGATATAAAGGCAGTGGCAATATCTTGTGTAGTTCCTCCTTTAATCTGGATCTTAAATAAGATGTCCCGGGAATATTGCCATGTTAATCCACTTTTGGTCAACTCAAAAATTAACCTGAATATCAAAATAAAGACTGATTATCCCGAGGAGGTTGGTGCCGACAGAATAGTAAATGCCGTAGCAGTATTTGCGCTCTATGGAGCCCCTGCCATTATTATTGATTTTGGAACTGCTACTACTTTCTGTGCCCTGGATAAAGAAGGAAATTACATTGGAGGTGCCATAGCACCTGGTCTGGGATTATCCAGCAATGCCTTGTTTGAAAAAACCTCTAAACTGCCTAAGGTGGAATTGAAAAAATGTGAACAAGCTATTGGTCACAATACCATACAGGCAATTCAGTCTGGTGTTTACCTTGGACATCTGGGATTAACCAGAGAATTAATCGATCGTTTTAAGAAGGAATTAAAGGGAAAACCTATGGTTATTGCTACCGGGGGATATGCTGAATTGATAGGCAAAAGCACTTCTCTATTTGACAGAATTGATCCATTGCTTACCCTAGAAGGTCTGAAGATAATCTATCATCTGAATATTTAAAAGAGTACCATAATCTCAAAACATTCCTTTACCCTGAAATACTCCTTTTGCAATGAGGAGTTATAGAAATATATGCCCTACAGGTTGACATCTAATTTAAGAAAAGATAAGATTGTTTAAAGTTTTATCAATGTCTTTGTAGCAGAAAGACATTGCAGAAAATAAGAAGGGGAAAGGAGTGATTTTTAATGTGGGAAAATAAGTTAATTAAAGAAGATGGATTGACCTTCGATGATGTCTTGCTGGTTCCTCAAAATTCTAAATTAATTCCCAAAGAAATTTATTTACATACCTCATTATCCCGGAATATTACCCTGAACATTCCCTTGGTAAGTGCCGCTATGGATAGGGTAACCGAGTCAAGCCTGGCCATTGCTCTGGCTCGGGAAGGAGGCATCGGAATAATTCATAAAAATATGTCTATCCAGGAACAGGTGCGGGAAATTGACCGGGTAAAGCGCTCAGAAAGCGGAATAATTGTGGAACCGATAGCTTTAACAGAAGATAAAAAGGTCAAAGATGCCTTAGCCTTAATGCAACACTATCATATTTCTGGCATTCCGATAGTAAATCATAATAAAAAATTAGTAGGTATCTTAACCAATAGAGACATCCGTTTTTTAGAAGATGTGGAAATACAAATCAGCGAGGTAATGACCAGAGAACCTTTAATTACCGGTAAAGTAGGAACAACCCTGGAAGAGGCAAAGAAGATACTGTACCAGAACCGCATAGAGAAGCTGCCCCTGATAGATGAAAACTATATCTTAAAGGGCTTGATTACCATTAAAGATATTGAGAAAGTCAGACAGTACCCTAATGCCTGTAAAGATGCCAATGGCCGTTTAAGAGTTGGTGCAGCAGTAGGCGTTTCTTCTGATACCTTTCGGCGAGTGGAAGCAATCCTTCAGGCTCATGCTGATGTAGTGGCAGTAGATACTGCTCATGCCGATTCGGAGAGAGTGCTCAATATTATCAGGGAAATAAAGAAAAGATTTGATATAGAATTGATTGGCGGAAATGTAGCGACCTATGAAGGTGCCAAGAGATTAATTGCAGCCGGTGTGGATGCCATTAAAGTAGGTATAGGACCCGGCTCTATCTGTACTACCAGAATAGTAACAGGAGTGGGAGTGCCGCAAATTTACGCTATTAAAGAGTGCTCCAGAGCCTGTCGAGAAAAGAATATTCCCCTCATTGCCGATGGTGGGATTCGTTATTCCGGTGATATTTGTAAAGCCCTGGCTGTTGGTGCTGATTCCATAATGGTTGGCAGTCTTTTTGCCGGTACCGAGGAAAGCCCGGGAGAGGTAGTGCTTTATAAAGGCAGAAGTTATAAAGAGTATAGAGGAATGGGCTCTATAGGCGCGATGAAAGAAGGGAGTCGAGACCGTTATTTCCAGGAAGATAATGAGAGTAGCAAGCTGGTTCCTGAAGGAATCGAAGGAAGGGTCCCCTACAAAGGCCCACTATCCAGTTGTGTTTATCAATTAATGGGTGGATTGAAAGCCGGAATGTCTTACTGTGGTGCAGCAAACATCAAAGAACTGCAGGAAAAAAGCCGCTTAATCAAAATTACCAATGCTGCTTTAAGAGAAAGCCATCCCCATGATATTATTATCACCAAAGAAGCTCCCAACTATGAAATTGAATAGCATAAATTATTATAATTAGAATCTAAAGCCCATAATATAATTATAGAGCATTAGAAAATTAAGGAAAGTGGAATTAAATAATGAGAGATGACATAGTATGTGATGCTCACTGTGATACAGTAATTGACCTATTAAAAAAGAAGAAAAAAATGGGAGAACTATCCTCTCGAGGACACATCGATATCCCGCGTTTACAAAGAGGTAAGGTTGATGTTCAGGTTTTTGCCATCTATATCGAGAAACAA
Coding sequences within it:
- a CDS encoding ATP-binding protein, which produces MKDIAVEVESIIAKIRLVSSEKGVIVAFSGGLDSTVVLFLTRQALGQERVMAVNVDFGLFTYDSARQNVNELCAEMQVKLERISGELYQRQTMKGGPDCNLCTRKIKLGLIKAYTSHKLVFTGSNQSDSWGKYGTDFSAGYYAPLFHYSKGEIGKIADYLNLKIKRIGENVFREGCKLKHLLKPLINLSYHGQAVSLANEILLQQIRELNLNTEIANVKVIGPLNKNIALINIFPLPANDRHLKIIYNNIAGVKEIDSCSIVNQPLQLTIKADKGQFNNLRSRYWIEQGRLQPEFASPLKFRWLLTTNSRLKTFQVVDYNYIKDNDSYIVKKR
- a CDS encoding DUF2148 domain-containing protein is translated as MNKELGFVNPEEVLKNAVELMALSARTAPKAAGKDFVVIKVISGDEVIRLGEAMIHYGIEQNKRNFDRDGENVKNSPVVLLIGLKDSQTLGLDCGACGFDQCSKCQTHKGPEFDGPQCALHILDMGIAIGSAVKAAAILGIDNRIMYRIGVVAKKAGFIEASFVMGIPFSVTGKNIYFDR
- a CDS encoding Do family serine endopeptidase — encoded protein: MLKNSLIKKQKIYFTIVILTFMLMLTSNMAVFAVEDQLTIQSLSGDIAEIAERVGPAVVNIDVMRYVETSPFRFRDPVFEWFFEQREEFRRRIPQKGAGSGFIVDKEGYVLTNEHVVSGAEEIKVTLSDGREFKGKVVGSDVTTDMAIVKIDANNLPVVELGDSDELRVGEIVIAIGNPYGLEKTVTMGVVSAKGRNISAGTDGHEYSNLIQTDTAINPGNSGGPLLNTKGEVVGINTAIIPYAQGIGFAIPVNIAQRNLDDLITLGKVRRAWLGVYIQEVTPEIAEQFNLDKAEGVLIADVIVGGPAEESGLSRGDIILSVNDQIVNTPQELQDTIRALQIGDKATLQVKRDGKEVSFVVKIGEMPADETITTKEKVFTEQTGIKVEEVTPEIAREAGLPRVTGLVITDVIPGSSADDMGLRSDDIILEANRNEVSTIEDWEDIINKLTPGDTLLLLIFRNNRTYYVPLKIVELE
- a CDS encoding ATP-binding protein, giving the protein MASNRDGRRIYTRNSAYTVLILVLLFTLVLGYISYYELQREKNYLLELARSEGLNIAFSIQTLGSEFIVNRNILIEVLNLFQKEGITFIDIVDSNGLVRMSTDELRMNERVEIQHPGRVNYFQIRDQENRRFLQIIKPFDFGDHFASDLFGYLFLRDKYLSIGINLEDYYLRYNQIKQRIILNYLVILLISLLGIFMIFRQQENIIVKRTLRNMRDYTTKLLETMDSGVISVNQHHIIQTINKKSEEIFQVKREAVLNRDAEEVLPLQVRGKSVYQLGLQEGRKIEEEVELEIGGNVRKILEINTSFLEGEQDQAGGMVILVRDITRLKRLSEEINRNKRLASLGHIASAIAHEIRNPLSSIRGLTQFLFQSYPEDDERKGDLKVIIKEVDRLNQLINQVLDFSRPKKLNISCFALGDMLKELVHLLKLESREKEIQFQLALDCPRQNIFADKDQIRQALMNIILNSIQAVSRQGKIVISLQLSHYQDQEAVLISIKDDGVGMAEAELSHIFDPFFTTRSQGTGLGLSIAYNIIEMHQGTITVQSEKGKGTEVRIFIPSGGKKEIE
- a CDS encoding sigma-54 dependent transcriptional regulator — encoded protein: MNRIMVVDDEESIRMMLQRVLSGQQYEIDEAANGAEALAKVQKEKYRIILLDLRMPEMNGLQVIEKMKEMDINTPIIMMSAYGTVPEAVEAMKLGAMDYLVKPFDLDELKMTLERIIRQDEIKNENQYFREEEDRRFNFKEIVGQSSAMKRVLEMVKKVAPLPTTVMITGESGTGKELIARAIHKNSPRQDKPFVVANCVAFSPNILESELFGHEKGAFTGATSRRIGRFEIAHGGTLFLDEIGEVNVATQAKLLRVVQEKEFERVGSSTSIKIDTRIVAATNKDLEREVKENRFREDLFYRLNVFHIDVPPLRERKEDIPLLLQHFIKKYNQILNKRIAHISPEGISLLMDYSFPGNVRELENIMERATIMCNSNMIDKELLFFLEQKNTSHHAETLKEMEKELIKKSLIQNKGNRTRTAQALGISRRNLIFKLKEYQIDIKPEK
- a CDS encoding type III pantothenate kinase produces the protein MLLLIDVGNTHTTIGIYEGDKIKNHWRISTDLRKTEDEFAMLFKNLLAEQALTFSDIKAVAISCVVPPLIWILNKMSREYCHVNPLLVNSKINLNIKIKTDYPEEVGADRIVNAVAVFALYGAPAIIIDFGTATTFCALDKEGNYIGGAIAPGLGLSSNALFEKTSKLPKVELKKCEQAIGHNTIQAIQSGVYLGHLGLTRELIDRFKKELKGKPMVIATGGYAELIGKSTSLFDRIDPLLTLEGLKIIYHLNI
- the guaB gene encoding IMP dehydrogenase yields the protein MWENKLIKEDGLTFDDVLLVPQNSKLIPKEIYLHTSLSRNITLNIPLVSAAMDRVTESSLAIALAREGGIGIIHKNMSIQEQVREIDRVKRSESGIIVEPIALTEDKKVKDALALMQHYHISGIPIVNHNKKLVGILTNRDIRFLEDVEIQISEVMTREPLITGKVGTTLEEAKKILYQNRIEKLPLIDENYILKGLITIKDIEKVRQYPNACKDANGRLRVGAAVGVSSDTFRRVEAILQAHADVVAVDTAHADSERVLNIIREIKKRFDIELIGGNVATYEGAKRLIAAGVDAIKVGIGPGSICTTRIVTGVGVPQIYAIKECSRACREKNIPLIADGGIRYSGDICKALAVGADSIMVGSLFAGTEESPGEVVLYKGRSYKEYRGMGSIGAMKEGSRDRYFQEDNESSKLVPEGIEGRVPYKGPLSSCVYQLMGGLKAGMSYCGAANIKELQEKSRLIKITNAALRESHPHDIIITKEAPNYEIE